GGTTCCGAACTGTTCGTCACGGTCCTTCATCCCGAATCGGTCTCGAAATCGCAGGAATTCTCGGACCAGAACAATATGTCCGTCACCCTGCTCGTGCGTTACGGGAAGGTAACGACGCTGCTCTGCGGTGACATCGAGATCGCCGCCGAAGAGGAGGTCGCCCGCTACGGCGATGCGATCCGCGCCCAGGTCGTGAAGATTCCTCATCACGGCTCCGACACCAGCATCAACAAACGGTTCTGGAACCTCGTCAAACCAGCTCTCGGCATCATCCAAGTCGGCCGCGACAACCCCTTCGGCCACCCGAAACTCGAGGCGCTCGACCTGTATCGAAGCATGGGCGTCGACCTGAAACGAACAGACTCGAACGGCACCGTCAGGCTTCTCGTCGGGGGCGAAACCGAACGCGACTACACGGTCGAGGTTGACCGAAACCTCTAGCGTCTCTATACTTATTCAATAATTTTCCCATCCTCACATTTTTTCCCGAAAGGAAAGGTATGGAAGCAGCCATTCTCAAGAACCTCCCCACCAACGTCGAAGATTATCAGGCTCAGTGGCAGGCACTCAAAGCCGCCGACGCGGGCCTTGCAAAAATTGTCGAGGCCGTCTCGAAGCCCGAGGGCACGGCCCTGATCTTCAGCCACGACGACCCCGACGGCATCACCAGCGGCCTCATCTTCAAGCGCATGCTCGTGAAAAAAGGCTGGAAGGCCGAACTGCGCATGCCCGCCGGCTTCCTTCTTCAGCCGCAGCAGTGGGAAGACGCATTCCGCGAGATACCCGACGTAAAAGCCGTCTTCATGCTCGACAAGGGCACGCTGATGCCGTATTCCGAGTTCGGCAAGAAGGCGCCGCTCTACATCGTCGATCACCACCCGACCCCCAAGGCACCGACCGACTGCGTGATGTTCAACCCGAGCCTCGAGAAATACACCCCGTGCTCGACCTCGATCCTCGCGCACGGCATCGCCACCCTGAGCGGCACCCGCGACCAGTTCGACGATTTCCTGTGCCTCATGGGCCTCAAGGGCGACTGGGCGATCGAGCCCGTCACCGGCGTGCTCGTCGATTTCGCCAAGCCGTTCATCGCCACCTACGGCGTGGCCTTCAAGAACATGCTGACCCTGCTGCGCGAGCGGCCGACCATGTTCGACGCCTCCCAGCGGGAAAACACCTGCCTGCTCTCCCGCGTGACCGAGTTCGTGCATGCGACGGGCGGCGGCGGCTTCCAGTATTTCTACAACGACCGGGAAGAAGCGCTCAAAAACGTCGATCACCCCGCGCTCATCGCGAACGCCCTCGAGGCGCTCGCCCCGCAGGTCGAGGCGCTCACCCGCATTTCGACCCTGCAGAGCTTCGTGCAGATGATTCCGCAGGAGTTCAAACAGCCGCTCGACAAGATCTTCCGCTACTTCCTGCAGGACTGGGACAGCGCCGACAAGTTGCTCAACTCCTCCGTGCGGGCGCTCAAGCTCGAGAACACCAGCATCTACCTGTTCGTCGGCGGAAAAGTGCCGCTGCTTCCCATGATCGGCTCGATCAAGCTGTTCGATCTCAAGCAGACGGCCGGCGACAAAGATGCGCAGATCATCATGGTCAGCTCGGTCTCGCCCGACTACACCCACGTTTCCGTCCGCGGAACCGGCGATCGCGTCCATTCGGGCAAGATCTGCGGCTCGCTGCAGGATGCCCTCCAGGCGAAATACGCGAAGTACAAAGACAAGATCAGCGGCGGCGGCCATCCCCGGGCGGCCGAATGCACGGTGCGCACCGCCGACGTCACGTTCTTCAACGTCCTCAGCCTGCTGATGACGCACCTGAACGAGATGAACGAGATCGACCAGAAGTTCGCCGAAGGCAAGCCCAACAAGGGCCTCGCGAAGCGGGCGAAGGAGCTCGGTCTCGAATATCTTGCCACGGCCGGCTTCTGAGGCAGTGGCGAACGAATGACATATAAGGAAACCGATTTTCCCGGCCTTCTCCGCTACCTGAAAACCGTCGCGACGGAAGAGAGCGACCCGTTTCTGCTCAAACAGGTCGTTCTCCAGCTCGTGAAGCTGTATGACGAGGTTCCGGTGTATCCCGGGATCGTGAACATGTGCCTCGGCAAGGTTGTGAAGACCGTTCCTGCCGCCGATGTCGAGGTCGGTCAGAAGATCCACGTGAAAAACCGTGAGGACTGCTACACAGGGATCGTCGCCTCGAAGGATGAGGACGGCGTCACCCTGAAACAGGTCCGTCAGATCGTCACCGAAGACGAGCTCGAGCTCGAGTTCGGCGAGATGGAAAAAGTCTCGGTCATCAACGACAGGGCGCTCGAGGAGCTGTGGCCTTCGCTGGTATTCCCGAAAGAGAAAGGTATTTGATGAACTATACGATCGAACGGGATGAAAACCACCTGCTGGTCGGGCCGGCGAAGTTCACGGTCGTCTCGGGAGCCGTCGAGGTCATCGCGGCCAAACTCGGGGCCGGGAAAAGCCTGACGGTGCCGGTCGGGAAGCGCGTTCCCATTCTCGGTCTCGAGAAATCGCAGCTCGAGATCGAGGCGGGCCCTGACGCCGTCACGAAGATGGAAGCCGGCTCCATTCCCGCGGAATGGGACAAGCTCGCGGAAGAGATCGCGGCGGAGCACAAGGCCGGCCTGCTCTACACGGTGATGGTTCTCGGCGAGGTCGACACCGGGAAAACCTTCTTCAGCACGTATCTGGCGAACCGCCTGATCGGCAAGCTGGGCCGCACCGCGATTCTCGACTGCGACACCGGCCAGTCCGACATCGGCCCCTGCGGCTCGTTCGGCATGCTGGTGATGAAAGAGCCCTGCGTCTTCCTGACCGAGGAGCCGCCGACGCACCTCTACATGCTCGGCGCCCACTCGCCGAACCTGCACCTCGTTCCCGCGCTGACGGGCCTCGCGGCCATGATGAAGAAGGCGCGGCAGGAAGCGGACGCGCTGATCATCGACACCACCGGCTGGGTGCAGGGCGACGGCGGGCGGGCCCTCAAGAAGGCCAAGCTCGACATCGTCGAGCCGGAAAAGGTCGTGCTGATGCAGCGCGGCACCGAGCTCGAGCACCTGGTGAAGCACCTGCCGCCCGAGCGGATCGTGCGCCTGCCCGTATCGAAGAAGGCGTCGTCGACCTCGCAGATGGAACGCAAGCACCTCCGCGAACTGGTGAACGTCAAATACTTCAAGGACGCCCGGGTCTTCGAAATACCGTTCCGCCAGGTCATCACCGACCGCTGCTTCTTCATGAGCGGCACGAAGATGGAGCTCGAAGGCACCTTCTGGGCCGAAAAGCTCTCGGGGTGGGAGGGCACCTTCGTCGTGACCTCGGGCCCGCTCATGGTCGAAATGACCAAGAAGTGGCCCAAAGACCTCGGCATGGTGCGAAACTTCATCTCAGGGGAAGAGAAAGGCCTGATGATCGCCCTTCTCGACGCGAACCAGGACGTCCTCGCCATCGGACGCCTCGAGACGATCGACTTCCTGAACAACGCCTTCCGCATCCGCGCCCCCTTCAAGGGCGACACCGGCAGGATCCGCTGCATCCAGATGGGTTCCCTGAAAATCACCGAAAAAGGGGAAGAAGCCGGCTTCCTTGAACCCGGCTCCCTCTGATCTATTTTGTAACAATCTCTATACAACCGGCCCCGGTGTCATCCGGGGCCGGTTTGCAATTTCGCGATGTCAGGGCGAATTTCAAATCCGCCCCTCCGGGGGCATCGAAATGTTCATGAAAATGCAGAACCAATCGGAATAAATCGTTCCGTATACAAAACACCGCCGAGTCGGAACCCGGCGGTGTTTTGTATCCTATGATCTTTTATTTCTGGAGGGTTTCGGCCTGGCGGAGCGCGGAGGCTTCGCGGAGGAGCTTCATGCCGGCCTGGCTTCCGCTGTTCTCGACGGCGATCGAGAGGGCGCGGAACTCGCCATCGTCGAGGCCCTGGCAGCGCAGGACGAGCGAGCGGGCGAGGGGAGCAGCGAGCGGGGAGACCTGCTGGACGCCGACGAGGGCGACTTCGGCGGAGAGAGCGCGGTCGTAGGCGGCGAAGGCGGCTTCCAGCGAGGAGGTCTCGAGGACCTTCTTGATGCACTCGACGGCGTCGAAGCGGCCGGAGCCGAACTTGTTGTCCTTGCCGGCGGTGCCGAGGTCGATCGAGGTGGATTCGGCCAGGCTGCGGACCTGCTCGATGGTGAGCTTCGGGTTCGCCTGGAGCATCAGGGCGACGAGGCCGGCGACGTGCGGGCAGGCCATCGAGGTGCCCATGTTGGAGACGGTGCCGTTGCTGGTGTTGCAGGAGATGACGCCGTAGCC
This DNA window, taken from Candidatus Ozemobacteraceae bacterium, encodes the following:
- a CDS encoding Clp1/GlmU family protein: MNYTIERDENHLLVGPAKFTVVSGAVEVIAAKLGAGKSLTVPVGKRVPILGLEKSQLEIEAGPDAVTKMEAGSIPAEWDKLAEEIAAEHKAGLLYTVMVLGEVDTGKTFFSTYLANRLIGKLGRTAILDCDTGQSDIGPCGSFGMLVMKEPCVFLTEEPPTHLYMLGAHSPNLHLVPALTGLAAMMKKARQEADALIIDTTGWVQGDGGRALKKAKLDIVEPEKVVLMQRGTELEHLVKHLPPERIVRLPVSKKASSTSQMERKHLRELVNVKYFKDARVFEIPFRQVITDRCFFMSGTKMELEGTFWAEKLSGWEGTFVVTSGPLMVEMTKKWPKDLGMVRNFISGEEKGLMIALLDANQDVLAIGRLETIDFLNNAFRIRAPFKGDTGRIRCIQMGSLKITEKGEEAGFLEPGSL